One genomic window of Arthrobacter sp. KBS0703 includes the following:
- the valS gene encoding valine--tRNA ligase yields MAESTQGTDTPATAPINVPDKPALEGLEAALTQRWLDEGTYKFNPDTTREQVYSIDTPPPTASGSLHVGHMFSFTHTDVQARYMRMTGKNVFYPMGWDDNGLPTERRVQNYYGVRCDPAIPYDAGYRPPAQPAKNQRDFDVVSRQNFIDLCEELAVEDEKVFENLFQTLGLSVDWNLTYRTIDDTSRAVSQRAFLANLSAGDAYMAEAPTLWDVTFRTAVAQAELEDREVPGAYYRYPFFTADGEKIYIETTRPELLAACAALVANPDDERYQPLFGKTVKSPLFDVELEVKAHPLAKADKGSGIAMVCTFGDLTDVTWWRELQLPTRAIVGRDGRILADTPEWITTDAGREAYAAIAGKTVFSAKEAVVELLTEAGLLDGEPKKITHPVNFFEKGDKPLEVVTSRQWYIRNGGRDADRRERLISRGQEINFHPSFMRSRYENWIAGLNGDWLVSRQRFFGVPIPVWYPLDAQGNPDYDHPVLPSDESLPVDPAADAAPGFEESQRDQPNGFTGDADVLDTWATSSLTPQIVGGWSRDEDLFAKVYPFDLRPQGHDIIRTWLFSSAVRADALQDSAPWKHAAISGWILDPDRKKMSKSKGNVVVPTDVLNEFGSDAVRYWAASAKLGADTAYEIAQMKIGRRLAIKLLNASKFVLNLGATENSVVSTDLSVLTNPLDRAVLAQLSDVIAQATKAFDNYDYARALQITESFFWQFTDDYVELIKDRAYGAAGETEQASVLAALATTLDSLLRLFAPFLPFATEEVWSWWRTGSVHRAEWPAALEITAGDTTMLGTVGVALSGIRKAKSEAKVKQRTGVLAATITANASLVAQLEAGLGDLKAAANAQEITLATGDGELTVSGVELAPAEEPAQA; encoded by the coding sequence ATGGCTGAATCAACGCAGGGTACAGACACGCCCGCCACCGCCCCCATCAACGTTCCCGACAAGCCGGCCCTTGAAGGCCTCGAGGCTGCCCTGACGCAGCGCTGGCTGGACGAAGGAACCTACAAGTTCAACCCGGACACCACCCGGGAGCAGGTCTATTCGATCGACACTCCCCCGCCGACGGCGTCAGGCTCCCTCCACGTGGGCCACATGTTCTCGTTCACGCACACTGACGTCCAGGCCCGCTACATGCGCATGACCGGCAAGAACGTGTTTTACCCGATGGGCTGGGACGACAACGGCCTGCCCACCGAGCGCCGCGTGCAGAACTACTACGGCGTCCGGTGCGATCCGGCCATCCCCTACGACGCCGGGTACCGGCCGCCGGCACAGCCTGCGAAGAACCAGCGCGACTTCGACGTCGTCTCCCGGCAGAACTTCATCGATCTCTGCGAGGAACTCGCCGTCGAGGACGAGAAGGTGTTCGAGAACCTGTTCCAGACCCTGGGCCTGTCGGTCGACTGGAACCTGACCTACCGCACGATTGATGACACCTCCCGCGCCGTCTCCCAGCGCGCCTTCCTCGCGAACCTGTCGGCCGGCGACGCCTACATGGCCGAAGCCCCCACCCTGTGGGACGTGACGTTCCGCACCGCGGTGGCCCAGGCCGAGCTCGAGGACCGCGAAGTGCCGGGCGCGTACTACCGCTACCCGTTCTTCACCGCCGACGGCGAGAAGATCTACATCGAGACCACGCGTCCCGAACTGCTGGCGGCCTGCGCCGCGCTGGTGGCAAACCCCGACGACGAGCGCTACCAGCCGCTGTTCGGTAAGACCGTAAAGTCCCCGCTGTTCGACGTCGAACTGGAGGTCAAGGCGCACCCGCTGGCCAAGGCGGACAAGGGCTCCGGCATTGCCATGGTCTGCACCTTCGGCGACCTGACGGACGTCACCTGGTGGCGTGAACTGCAGCTTCCCACGCGTGCGATTGTGGGCCGCGACGGCCGCATCCTGGCCGACACCCCGGAGTGGATCACCACCGACGCCGGCCGTGAAGCGTACGCGGCCATCGCCGGCAAGACCGTTTTCTCGGCCAAGGAAGCCGTGGTAGAGCTCCTCACCGAGGCCGGCCTGCTGGACGGCGAACCCAAGAAGATCACCCACCCGGTGAACTTCTTCGAGAAGGGCGACAAGCCGCTCGAGGTTGTCACCTCCCGCCAGTGGTACATCCGCAACGGCGGCCGTGACGCGGACCGCCGCGAACGCCTGATCAGCCGCGGCCAGGAAATCAACTTCCACCCGTCCTTCATGCGCTCGCGCTACGAGAACTGGATTGCCGGCCTGAACGGCGACTGGCTGGTCTCCCGCCAGCGGTTCTTCGGCGTGCCGATCCCGGTCTGGTACCCGCTGGATGCCCAGGGCAACCCGGACTACGACCACCCGGTCCTGCCGTCCGATGAGTCCCTGCCGGTCGATCCGGCCGCGGACGCCGCGCCCGGCTTCGAGGAGTCCCAGCGCGACCAGCCCAACGGCTTCACGGGCGACGCCGACGTGCTGGACACCTGGGCCACGTCCTCGCTGACCCCGCAGATCGTCGGCGGCTGGAGCCGGGACGAGGACCTCTTCGCCAAGGTCTACCCGTTCGACCTCCGCCCGCAGGGCCACGACATCATCCGCACATGGCTGTTCTCCTCGGCCGTGCGCGCCGACGCCCTGCAGGACAGCGCACCCTGGAAGCACGCGGCCATCTCCGGCTGGATCCTGGACCCGGACCGCAAGAAAATGTCCAAGTCCAAGGGCAACGTGGTGGTGCCGACGGACGTCCTGAACGAGTTCGGCTCCGACGCCGTCCGCTACTGGGCCGCCTCCGCCAAGCTCGGCGCCGACACCGCGTACGAGATCGCGCAGATGAAGATCGGCCGCCGGCTGGCCATCAAGCTCCTCAACGCCTCCAAGTTCGTGCTGAACCTGGGAGCGACGGAGAACTCGGTGGTCTCCACGGACCTGTCCGTGCTGACCAACCCGCTGGACCGCGCGGTGCTGGCCCAGCTCTCCGACGTGATTGCCCAGGCCACCAAGGCGTTCGACAACTACGACTACGCCAGGGCCCTGCAGATCACCGAATCGTTCTTCTGGCAGTTCACCGACGATTACGTCGAGCTGATCAAGGACCGCGCCTACGGTGCTGCCGGCGAGACCGAGCAGGCCTCCGTGCTGGCCGCCCTGGCCACCACGCTGGACTCGCTGCTGCGGCTCTTCGCCCCGTTCCTGCCCTTCGCCACGGAAGAGGTCTGGAGCTGGTGGCGGACAGGCTCGGTGCACCGCGCCGAGTGGCCGGCCGCGCTGGAGATCACCGCCGGGGACACCACCATGCTGGGCACTGTGGGCGTTGCCCTCAGCGGTATCCGGAAGGCCAAGTCCGAGGCCAAGGTCAAGCAGCGCACCGGGGTGCTCGCAGCGACCATTACGGCCAATGCCTCGCTCGTGGCCCAGCTCGAGGCCGGGCTCGGCGACCTCAAGGCCGCGGCGAATGCCCAGGAGATCACGTTGGCTACCGGCGACGGCGAACTGACCGTGAGCGGCGTGGAGCTGGCTCCGGCAGAGGAGCCCGCCCAGGCCTGA
- a CDS encoding DUF488 domain-containing protein, producing MEHAGGSFRIKRIYDDPADDDGCRVLVDRLWPRGVSKERARLELWLKEIAPSPPLRQEFAHMQERFADFRAQYEDELEDNPAVQQLLDLASRHQKVTLLYGARDPEVNHARVLLEFLEARSF from the coding sequence ATGGAACATGCAGGCGGTTCTTTCCGGATTAAGCGCATCTATGACGATCCCGCGGACGACGACGGTTGCCGGGTTCTGGTGGACAGGCTCTGGCCGCGCGGCGTCAGCAAGGAAAGGGCCCGCCTTGAGCTCTGGCTCAAGGAAATCGCGCCGTCGCCGCCGCTGCGGCAGGAATTCGCCCACATGCAGGAGCGGTTCGCCGATTTCCGGGCCCAGTATGAGGACGAACTGGAGGACAACCCCGCGGTGCAACAGCTGCTGGACCTGGCGTCACGGCACCAGAAGGTGACGCTGCTGTACGGGGCCAGGGACCCGGAAGTGAACCATGCCCGGGTGCTGCTGGAGTTCCTCGAAGCCAGGAGTTTCTAG
- a CDS encoding SDR family oxidoreductase, which yields MTEVSNTKAAVVTGASTGIGEATVRSLRAEGWTVYAVARRQERLAALEAETGAVAIPADITEDADVARLLADVTAAGGIDTLINVAGGARGADPVGQANTDDWDWMYRVNVLGTLKLTRAFLPMLRQGGEGTVLNLTSTAGLTAYEGGAGYNAAKFAQHALTGALRLEEAEHNIRVIEVLPGLVQTEEFALNRLGDPAAASKVYQGVEKPLTAEDVADVVRYAVCAPHHVNLDQIVIRPVAQAATHKLIRKQA from the coding sequence ATGACTGAGGTTTCGAACACAAAAGCAGCTGTAGTTACCGGCGCGAGCACCGGCATCGGGGAAGCGACCGTCCGGTCATTGAGGGCCGAAGGGTGGACGGTCTATGCGGTGGCCCGGCGACAGGAACGGCTGGCCGCGCTGGAAGCCGAGACCGGCGCCGTCGCCATTCCGGCCGATATCACCGAGGACGCGGATGTCGCCAGGCTCCTGGCCGACGTGACGGCGGCCGGCGGGATCGACACCCTGATCAACGTCGCCGGAGGCGCCCGCGGGGCCGATCCCGTGGGGCAGGCCAACACGGACGACTGGGATTGGATGTACCGGGTTAATGTCCTCGGCACCTTGAAACTCACGCGCGCGTTCCTGCCCATGCTGCGGCAGGGCGGCGAAGGCACGGTCCTGAACCTGACGTCCACGGCCGGGCTCACCGCCTACGAGGGCGGTGCCGGCTACAACGCCGCCAAGTTCGCCCAGCATGCCCTGACAGGAGCACTCCGGCTGGAGGAGGCCGAACACAACATCCGCGTGATCGAGGTCCTCCCCGGGCTGGTCCAGACCGAAGAGTTCGCCCTCAACAGGCTGGGCGACCCCGCCGCCGCCAGCAAGGTTTACCAGGGCGTGGAAAAGCCCCTCACGGCGGAGGACGTGGCGGATGTGGTGCGGTACGCGGTGTGCGCGCCGCACCACGTCAATCTGGACCAGATCGTGATCCGGCCGGTGGCGCAGGCGGCGACTCACAAGCTGATCCGCAAACAGGCGTAA
- a CDS encoding glycerophosphodiester phosphodiesterase family protein: MHTLTTLGAAVLSAALLLAIPSHAMAADTYAQGGDNHFDLQAHRGGIGLTVESTLPAFAKALETGVTTLELDLQITKDGREVITHDRRISDKKCADTGPVTPGDPMFPYVGKYIKDLTFAYPDRLRDVMAESGMKLPQSKQPVPGR; encoded by the coding sequence ATGCACACCCTGACGACGCTTGGCGCTGCCGTACTCAGCGCAGCCCTGCTCCTCGCCATTCCGTCCCACGCAATGGCTGCGGACACCTACGCCCAGGGCGGAGACAACCACTTCGACCTCCAGGCCCACCGGGGCGGGATCGGACTCACGGTCGAGTCCACCCTTCCGGCCTTCGCCAAGGCCCTGGAAACCGGCGTCACCACGCTTGAGCTTGACCTCCAGATCACCAAGGACGGGCGCGAGGTCATCACGCACGACCGCAGGATCAGCGACAAGAAGTGCGCCGACACTGGCCCGGTCACGCCGGGGGACCCGATGTTCCCGTACGTCGGCAAGTACATCAAGGACCTCACCTTCGCCTACCCGGACCGCCTCCGCGATGTCATGGCCGAGTCCGGCATGAAGCTCCCGCAGAGCAAGCAGCCTGTTCCCGGGCGCTGA
- a CDS encoding endonuclease/exonuclease/phosphatase family protein, translating into MTDADRNPSERPPAPPGRGAGASKHGRPFVWQLLAFAVLLPVASLSIFRAVPAEWPTPVVQLLSFTPWMVIPAIAAMALALLSRRVLAMAAAAVLLAAQLFWLWPPDAGRADAGGSSADTAGSSVPLTAMNINSRFGQADAAEIVRLVRENGVGLLTVQEHTQALEDRLEAEGLGRLLPHRISSPTDDGAGSATYSKYEMQAVGLVPDTPFQIRTVRLQLQDAGHGATLEVTNVHALPPVDVRVGQWRSDLAALGRLLGRAGPSGPGNRLLIGDFNATYDHAEFRSVLDGGPGGRKMVDVGTASGGRLMPTWPMEPTWPMEGIPLPGIVIDHLVTTPHIRNSGYAVHRIPGTDHAAVMATLSVPAAG; encoded by the coding sequence ATGACCGACGCCGACAGGAACCCTTCCGAACGCCCTCCGGCGCCCCCGGGACGCGGCGCCGGCGCTTCGAAGCACGGACGGCCCTTCGTCTGGCAGCTGCTGGCGTTCGCCGTGCTCCTGCCCGTGGCGTCGCTGTCGATCTTCCGGGCCGTCCCCGCGGAATGGCCGACGCCCGTGGTCCAGCTCCTGTCCTTCACGCCCTGGATGGTGATTCCGGCCATCGCGGCCATGGCGCTTGCCCTGCTGAGCCGCCGCGTGCTGGCCATGGCCGCTGCCGCTGTCCTGCTGGCGGCGCAACTGTTCTGGCTCTGGCCGCCCGACGCCGGCCGTGCGGACGCCGGGGGCTCTTCCGCTGACACGGCCGGCTCGTCGGTCCCGCTGACAGCCATGAACATCAATTCCCGGTTCGGCCAGGCCGATGCGGCCGAAATCGTCCGGCTGGTCCGGGAGAACGGCGTGGGCCTGCTGACGGTCCAGGAGCATACCCAGGCACTTGAAGACCGGCTGGAGGCCGAGGGGCTGGGAAGGCTCCTGCCGCACAGGATCAGCAGTCCCACGGATGACGGCGCCGGCAGCGCGACCTATTCCAAGTACGAGATGCAGGCTGTCGGCTTGGTGCCGGACACTCCCTTCCAGATCCGCACGGTGCGGCTGCAGCTGCAGGACGCCGGGCACGGGGCCACGCTCGAAGTGACAAACGTTCATGCGCTGCCGCCGGTGGACGTCCGGGTCGGCCAGTGGCGGAGCGACCTCGCGGCGCTGGGCAGGCTCCTTGGCCGCGCCGGACCCAGCGGGCCCGGCAACCGGCTGCTGATCGGAGATTTCAACGCCACCTACGATCACGCCGAGTTCCGGAGCGTTCTCGACGGCGGTCCGGGCGGACGAAAAATGGTGGACGTGGGGACGGCGTCCGGCGGCCGGCTCATGCCCACATGGCCCATGGAACCCACCTGGCCCATGGAGGGCATCCCGCTGCCCGGCATCGTCATCGATCACCTGGTGACGACGCCGCACATCAGGAACTCCGGCTACGCAGTGCACCGTATTCCCGGAACCGACCATGCCGCTGTGATGGCCACGTTGAGCGTTCCGGCGGCCGGCTAG
- the ileS gene encoding isoleucine--tRNA ligase — MTYYPKASAAPSGAGAKTSGVSASVKFPEVEERILKYWDQDGTFQASIDQRPADLPGGAPGSNEFVFYDGPPFANGLPHYGHLLTGYAKDLVGRYQTQRGKRVERRFGWDTHGLPAELEAMKQLGMTDKTQIEAMGIDKFNDACRASVMKYADEWKSYVARQARWVDFENDYKTLNVEYMESVLWAFKQLHEKGLTYNGYRVLPYCWKDETPLSNHELRMDDDVYKNRQDQTVTVTFPITAGESGLSRQLAGVQALAWTTTPWTLPTNLALAVGPDISYAVLPAGPNGIKAASPEAPVTGSFLLAAELLGTYAKDLGYDDGAAAAAAVTSTHTGAELAGLRYEPLWHDFSDTEKFGTEDAWRILVADYVTTTDGTGIVHQAPAYGEDDQKVCEEVGIPVILSVDEGAKFLPLFKHGDLHDIAGLHVFDANKPITQVLRAQGRLVRQASYEHSYPHCWRCRNPLIYRAVSSWYVEVTKFRDRMSELNQEINWIPGNVKDGQFGKWLANARDWSISRNRYWGSPIPVWQSTDPEYPRTDVYGSLAEIEADFGRLPLNNDGQVDLHRPFIDELTRPNPDDPRTPEEGQSVMRRVEDVLDVWFDSGSMPYGQVHYPFQNEAWFDTHNPADFIVEYIGQTRGWFYMLHILSTALFDRPAFRNVISHGIVLGSDGQKMSKSLRNYPDVSEVLDRDGSDAMRWFLMSSPILRGGNLVVTEQGIRDGVRQVILPLWNVYSFFTLYTNAAKGGDGYDAQLRYDGYSDTLDQYLLANTGDLVRNMTAQLDSYDISGACDELRSYLDMLTNWYVRRSRQRFFDEDVDAFDALYTALETVSRVSASLLPLISEEIWRGLTGGRSVHLADWPDAGLFPANPALVEAMDRVQQICSTGSSLRKAANLRVRLPLQELTVVAPGADALEGFAAVVADELNLRRVRMLDAASASPEEFGIEQKLVVNARAAGPRLGKNVQLAIKGSKSGDWSVSEAGVVTAGGLELEPQEYTLETVVAESEGGSASVAVLPGGGFVVLNTEVTPELEAEGLARDTVRAIQQARKDAGLNVSDRIRTTVTAAQNVLDALLANAELVKTETLTLELDTVPADSGEPRITVEKAEA, encoded by the coding sequence ATGACCTATTACCCCAAGGCCTCAGCCGCACCGTCAGGTGCAGGCGCCAAAACCTCCGGCGTGTCCGCCTCCGTGAAGTTCCCGGAGGTTGAAGAACGCATCCTCAAATACTGGGACCAGGACGGCACCTTCCAGGCAAGCATCGACCAGCGCCCCGCCGACCTTCCCGGCGGCGCCCCTGGCAGCAACGAATTCGTCTTCTACGACGGCCCTCCCTTCGCCAACGGCCTGCCGCACTACGGGCACCTGCTGACCGGCTACGCCAAGGACCTGGTGGGCCGCTACCAGACCCAGCGCGGCAAGCGCGTGGAGCGCCGCTTCGGCTGGGACACCCACGGCCTGCCCGCCGAGCTCGAAGCCATGAAGCAGCTGGGCATGACGGACAAGACCCAGATCGAAGCCATGGGCATCGACAAGTTCAACGACGCCTGCCGCGCCTCCGTCATGAAGTACGCCGACGAGTGGAAGAGCTACGTCGCCCGCCAGGCGCGCTGGGTGGACTTCGAGAACGACTACAAGACCCTCAACGTCGAGTACATGGAGTCGGTGCTCTGGGCCTTCAAACAGCTCCACGAGAAGGGCCTGACCTACAACGGCTACCGCGTCCTGCCGTACTGCTGGAAGGACGAGACGCCGCTGTCCAACCACGAGCTGCGCATGGATGACGACGTCTACAAGAACCGCCAGGACCAGACCGTCACGGTGACGTTCCCCATCACGGCAGGGGAGTCAGGGCTCTCCCGGCAGCTGGCAGGGGTCCAGGCGCTCGCCTGGACCACGACGCCGTGGACGCTGCCCACCAACCTGGCGCTCGCCGTCGGGCCTGACATCAGCTACGCCGTGCTGCCCGCCGGACCCAACGGCATCAAGGCCGCGTCGCCGGAAGCGCCCGTGACCGGCAGCTTCCTGCTCGCGGCCGAGCTGCTGGGCACCTACGCCAAGGATCTGGGGTACGACGACGGCGCCGCCGCGGCCGCCGCCGTCACGTCCACCCACACGGGCGCCGAGCTCGCAGGGCTCCGGTACGAGCCGCTCTGGCACGACTTCAGCGACACCGAAAAGTTCGGCACGGAGGACGCCTGGCGCATCCTCGTGGCTGACTACGTCACCACCACGGACGGCACCGGCATTGTCCACCAGGCGCCCGCCTACGGCGAGGACGACCAGAAGGTCTGCGAGGAAGTCGGCATCCCGGTGATCCTGTCCGTCGACGAGGGCGCCAAGTTCCTGCCGCTGTTCAAGCACGGCGACCTGCACGACATCGCCGGCCTGCACGTCTTCGACGCCAACAAGCCCATCACCCAGGTGCTCCGCGCCCAGGGCCGCCTGGTCCGCCAGGCCAGCTACGAGCACAGCTACCCGCACTGCTGGCGCTGCCGCAACCCGCTGATCTACCGCGCCGTGTCCTCCTGGTACGTGGAAGTCACCAAGTTCCGGGACCGCATGTCCGAGCTGAACCAGGAGATCAACTGGATCCCGGGTAACGTCAAGGACGGCCAGTTCGGCAAGTGGCTCGCCAACGCCCGCGACTGGTCCATCAGCCGCAACCGCTACTGGGGCAGCCCCATCCCCGTCTGGCAGTCCACCGACCCCGAATACCCGCGGACCGACGTCTACGGTTCCCTGGCCGAGATCGAAGCCGACTTCGGGCGCCTGCCGCTGAACAACGACGGCCAGGTTGACCTGCACCGCCCGTTCATTGACGAACTGACCCGTCCCAACCCGGACGACCCCCGCACCCCCGAAGAGGGCCAGTCCGTCATGCGCCGCGTCGAGGACGTCCTGGACGTCTGGTTCGACTCCGGCTCCATGCCCTACGGCCAGGTCCACTACCCGTTCCAGAACGAGGCGTGGTTCGACACCCACAACCCCGCGGACTTCATCGTGGAATACATCGGGCAGACCCGCGGCTGGTTCTACATGCTGCACATCCTGTCCACCGCGCTGTTCGACCGGCCGGCGTTCCGCAACGTGATCAGCCACGGCATCGTGCTTGGCTCCGACGGGCAGAAGATGTCCAAGAGCCTGCGCAACTACCCGGACGTCTCCGAGGTCCTGGACCGCGACGGATCCGACGCCATGCGCTGGTTCCTGATGTCCAGCCCCATCCTGCGCGGCGGCAACCTGGTGGTCACCGAACAGGGAATCCGCGACGGCGTCCGCCAGGTCATCCTGCCGCTCTGGAACGTCTACAGCTTCTTCACGCTGTACACGAACGCGGCCAAGGGCGGCGACGGCTACGACGCGCAGCTGCGCTACGACGGCTACTCCGACACCCTGGACCAGTACCTGCTGGCCAACACCGGGGACCTGGTCCGAAACATGACCGCGCAGCTGGACAGCTACGACATCTCCGGGGCCTGCGACGAACTCCGCAGCTACCTGGACATGCTCACCAACTGGTACGTCCGCCGCAGCCGCCAGCGCTTCTTCGACGAGGACGTTGACGCCTTCGATGCGCTGTACACGGCGCTGGAAACCGTCAGCCGTGTGTCCGCCTCCTTGCTGCCGCTCATTTCGGAGGAAATCTGGCGCGGACTCACCGGCGGCCGCTCCGTGCACCTGGCCGACTGGCCGGACGCCGGGCTGTTCCCGGCGAACCCCGCCCTCGTGGAGGCGATGGACCGGGTCCAGCAGATCTGCTCCACCGGTTCCTCGCTGCGCAAGGCCGCGAACCTCCGCGTCCGCCTGCCGCTGCAGGAACTCACTGTGGTGGCACCCGGTGCGGATGCGCTGGAAGGGTTCGCCGCCGTCGTCGCCGATGAACTGAACCTGCGGCGGGTGCGCATGCTCGACGCCGCCAGCGCCTCCCCGGAGGAATTCGGCATCGAACAGAAGCTGGTGGTCAATGCCCGGGCCGCGGGCCCGCGCCTCGGCAAGAACGTCCAGCTCGCCATCAAGGGCTCCAAGTCCGGTGACTGGTCCGTCTCCGAGGCCGGCGTGGTGACCGCGGGCGGGCTCGAACTGGAGCCGCAGGAGTACACGCTGGAGACCGTGGTGGCCGAGTCCGAGGGCGGTTCGGCGTCCGTCGCGGTGCTGCCCGGCGGCGGCTTCGTGGTCCTGAACACCGAGGTGACCCCGGAGCTTGAAGCCGAAGGGCTGGCCCGTGACACCGTCCGCGCCATCCAGCAGGCCCGCAAGGACGCCGGGCTGAACGTCAGCGACCGGATCCGGACCACCGTCACGGCCGCGCAGAACGTGCTGGACGCCCTGCTGGCGAACGCTGAACTAGTCAAGACCGAAACCCTGACGCTGGAACTGGACACCGTTCCGGCCGACTCCGGGGAACCCCGCATCACCGTCGAAAAAGCAGAGGCCTGA
- a CDS encoding folylpolyglutamate synthase/dihydrofolate synthase family protein yields the protein MTDEFSVESVYAELLGRAPENKMEPRLAPLFRAMDVLGEPNKAFPIIHVTGTNGKTSTARMIEAGLRAHGLSTGRYTSPHLSKVTERISIDGAPVSDETFVRIWDEIRPYLEIVDNELLAEAQPKLTYFECLTILAFAVFADQPVNVAVMEVGLGGITDATNVGDGQVAVVTPISLDHTDLLGDTTEDIAYEKAGIIKPGGFLISAAQPVDAAQVLLEKAKEVQAPFRFEGVEFGVESRQVAVGGQLVTIQGIAGRYPELMVPLHGAHQAENAAVAIAALEAFLGGGNKELDAEVLQEAFATVTSPGRLEVVRTAPTIIVDAAHNPDGIRVSAEAIHEAFSFSKLVVVVGILKEKDAEEILRQLKESLGDLAEEYCFTQSNSPRAVPAAELAEIAVELGFGEENIHITEKLDDALEWAVERAEANDDLAGGVLVTGSITLVADARILFGKADA from the coding sequence ATGACCGACGAATTCTCCGTGGAGAGCGTCTACGCCGAGCTGCTGGGCCGCGCGCCGGAAAACAAGATGGAGCCGCGGCTCGCGCCGCTGTTCCGCGCCATGGATGTGCTGGGGGAGCCCAACAAGGCGTTTCCGATCATCCACGTGACCGGCACCAACGGCAAGACATCCACGGCACGCATGATCGAGGCCGGCCTCCGGGCCCACGGCCTCAGCACCGGCCGCTACACGAGCCCGCACCTGTCCAAAGTCACGGAGCGGATCAGCATCGACGGCGCGCCGGTCTCGGATGAGACGTTCGTCCGGATCTGGGACGAAATCCGGCCGTACCTCGAAATTGTGGACAACGAGCTCCTCGCCGAGGCACAGCCAAAGCTGACGTACTTTGAGTGCCTGACCATCCTCGCGTTCGCCGTCTTCGCCGACCAGCCGGTCAACGTGGCGGTCATGGAGGTGGGCCTGGGCGGCATCACCGACGCCACCAACGTGGGTGACGGCCAGGTGGCCGTGGTGACCCCCATCTCGCTGGACCACACCGACCTCCTTGGCGACACCACCGAGGACATCGCCTACGAAAAGGCCGGCATCATCAAGCCCGGCGGCTTCCTCATCAGCGCCGCCCAGCCCGTGGACGCCGCCCAGGTGCTGCTGGAGAAGGCAAAGGAAGTCCAGGCGCCGTTCCGCTTCGAAGGTGTGGAGTTCGGCGTTGAATCACGGCAGGTTGCCGTCGGCGGGCAGCTGGTGACCATCCAGGGCATCGCCGGGCGCTATCCGGAGCTGATGGTTCCGCTGCACGGCGCCCACCAGGCGGAGAACGCGGCCGTGGCCATCGCCGCGCTCGAGGCCTTCCTGGGCGGCGGCAACAAAGAGCTCGACGCCGAGGTGCTCCAGGAGGCCTTCGCCACCGTCACCTCGCCCGGGCGGCTTGAGGTGGTGCGCACCGCCCCCACCATCATCGTGGACGCCGCCCACAACCCGGACGGCATCCGCGTTTCGGCCGAGGCCATTCATGAAGCCTTCAGCTTCAGCAAACTCGTGGTGGTGGTGGGAATCCTCAAGGAAAAGGACGCCGAGGAGATCCTGCGCCAGCTCAAGGAGTCCCTGGGCGACCTTGCCGAGGAATACTGCTTCACCCAGTCGAATTCGCCGCGGGCGGTTCCCGCCGCGGAACTTGCGGAGATCGCCGTCGAGCTTGGGTTTGGCGAGGAAAACATCCACATCACCGAGAAGCTCGACGACGCCCTCGAGTGGGCCGTGGAGCGCGCCGAAGCCAACGACGACCTTGCCGGCGGAGTGCTGGTCACGGGTTCGATCACCCTCGTCGCGGATGCGCGAATCCTGTTCGGAAAGGCGGACGCCTGA
- a CDS encoding DUF4233 domain-containing protein, with the protein MARLTKAQREWRPGMPKKRRSTKIMFASTVLLLEAFVAFFATLAVFGLRRSEISPVLILSVGIGLSLVLILACAVLSKPWGVALGWILQLVLILLGFVEPTMFLVGALFALSWWYGIRTGIRIDAEAAQRAREQAEWDAAHPAGAGNEGAGQNP; encoded by the coding sequence ATGGCCCGGCTGACCAAGGCCCAGCGCGAATGGCGGCCTGGCATGCCCAAGAAGCGGCGTTCCACCAAGATCATGTTCGCGTCCACCGTTCTGCTGCTGGAGGCGTTCGTGGCGTTCTTCGCCACCCTGGCGGTGTTCGGGCTCCGCCGCAGCGAGATCTCCCCGGTACTGATTCTTTCGGTTGGCATCGGACTCAGCCTGGTCCTCATCCTGGCGTGCGCCGTCCTGTCGAAGCCGTGGGGCGTTGCATTGGGCTGGATCCTCCAGCTGGTGCTCATCCTCCTCGGCTTCGTGGAGCCCACGATGTTCCTGGTGGGTGCGCTGTTCGCCCTTTCCTGGTGGTACGGCATCAGGACCGGCATCAGGATCGACGCGGAAGCCGCCCAGCGGGCGCGTGAACAGGCCGAATGGGACGCCGCGCATCCGGCCGGCGCCGGCAATGAAGGCGCCGGCCAGAACCCGTAG